In Gavia stellata isolate bGavSte3 chromosome 28, bGavSte3.hap2, whole genome shotgun sequence, a single genomic region encodes these proteins:
- the CDC27 gene encoding cell division cycle protein 27 homolog isoform X4 translates to MTVLQEPVQAAIWQALNHYAYRDAVFLAERLYAEVHSEEALFLLATCYYRSGKAYKAYRLLKGHSCTTPQCKYLLAKCCVDLSKLAEGEQILSGGVLNKQKSHDDIVMEFGDSACFTLSLLGHVYCKTDRLAKGSECYQKSLSLNPFLWSPFESLCEIGEKPDPDQTFKLTSLQNFSSCLPNTCTTLVSNHNISHRQPETVLMETPQDTIELNRINLESSNSKYSSLNTDSSMSYIDSAVISPDAVPLGSGTAILSKQAQNKPKTGRSLLGGPAALSPLTPSFGILPLETPSPGDGSYLQNYTNSSSVIDVPSTGAPSKKKLCVMQTVSRISQAGTKSVFSQSGNSREVTPILVAQTQSSGPQTSTTPQVLSPTIAAPPNALPRRSSRLFTSDSSTTKENSKKLKMKFPPKIPNRKTKSKTNKGGITQPNLNDSLEITKLDSSIISEGKISTVAPQIQAFTLQKAAAEGLMSLLRDMGKGYLALCSYNCKEAINILSHLPSHHYNTGWVLCQIGRAYFELAEYMQAERIFSEVRRIENYRVEGMEIYSTTLWHLQKDVALSVLSKDLTDMDKNSPEAWCAAGNCFSLQREHDIAIKFFQRAIQVDPNYAYAYTLLGHEFVLTEELDKALACFRNAIRVNPRHYNAWYGLGMIYYKQEKFSLAEMHFQKALDINPQSSVLLCHIGVVQHALKKSEKALDTLNKAINIDPKNPLCKFHRASVLFANEKYKSALQELEELKQIVPKESLVYFLIGKVYKKLGQTHLALMNFSWAMDLDPKGANNQIKEAIDKRYLPDDEEPITQEEQIIGTDESQESSMTDADDTQLHAVESDEF, encoded by the exons ATGACGGTGCTGCAGGAACCCGTCCAG GCTGCTATATGGCAAGCACTTAACCACTATGCTTACCGCGATGCAGTGTTCCTTGCAGAAAGATTATATGCAGAAG tacaTTCAGAAGAAGCACTGTTTTTACTGGCAACGTGTTACTACCGCTCAGGAAAGGCCTATAAAGCATACAGGCTCCTAAAGGGACACAGCTGTACTACCCCGCAATGTAAATACCTGCTTGCAAAATGTTGTGTTGACCTCAGCAA gcttgcAGAAGGAGAGCAGATCTTATCTGGTGGAGTGttgaataaacagaaaagccaTGATGACATTGTTATGGAGTTTGGTGACTCTGCATGCTTTACACTCTCCTTACTGGGACATGTCTACTG CAAGACAGACCGGCTTGCCAAAGGATCAGAATGTTACCAAAAGAGCCTTAgtttaaatcctttcctctGGTCCCCTTTTGAATCGCTATGTGAAATAG GTGAAAAACCAGACCCTGACcaaacatttaaattaacatCTTTACAGAACTTCAGCAGCTGTCTGCCTAACACTTGCACAACATTGGTATCTAATCACAACATATCCCACAGACAGCCTGAGACTGTCCTTATGGAAACGCCCCAAGACACAATT gagttGAACAGAATCAACCTAGAATCCTCCAATTCAAAATATTCCTCCCTGAACACGGATTCTTCTATGTCTTACATTGACTCGGCTGTAATTTCACCAGATGCTGTCCCTCTTGGGTCAGGAACTGCCATATTGTCTAAACAGGctcaaaataaaccaaaaactGGGCGGAGTTTACTGGGGGGACCTGCGGCTTTGAGCCCACTAACTCCGAG CTTTGGAATTTTGCCACTAGAAACCCCAAGCCCTGGAGATGGATCGTATTTGCAAAACTACACAAACTCTTCTTCTGTAATTGATGTGCCATCCACAGGAGCACCTTCAAAGAAG AAACTTTGTGTTATGCAGACTGTCAGCAGGATAAGCCAAGCTGGAACAAAATCTGTCTTCTCACAGAGTGGAAATAGCCGGGAAGTCACTCCAATTCTTGTTGCACAAACACAGAGCTCTGGCCCACAGACAAG tacAACACCTCAGGTATTGAGCCCAACAATTGCTGCTCCACCAAACGCACTGCCTCGAAGAAGCTCTCGCCTATTTACTAGTGATAGCTCTACAACAAAG GAAAatagcaaaaaattaaaaatgaagtttccaCCTAAGattccaaacagaaaaacaaaaagtaaaacaaataagGGAGGAATAACTCAACCAAACTTAAATGACAGTTTGGAAATTACCAAACTGGACTCTTCCATCATTTCAGAAGGGAAAATTTCCACTGTTGCACCACAGATCCAGGCTTTTACGCtacagaaggcagcagcag AAGGTTTGATGAGCCTTCTCCGTGACATGGGGAAAGGTTATTTAGCCTTGTGTTCATACAACTGCAAAGAAGCGATTAATATTTTAAGCCATTTACCATCCCACCACTACAACACTGGCTGGGTGCTGTGCCAAATTGGGAGAGCTTACTTCGAACTTGCAGAATATATGCAG GCTGAGAGAATATTTTCGGAAGTAAGGAGGATTGAAAACTACAGAGTAGAAGGCATGGAGATCTATTCGACTACGCTGTGGCATCTGCAGAAAGATGTTGctctttcagttctttcaaaGGATTTGACGGACATGGATAAAAACTCACCGGAG GCATGGTGTGCTGCAGGAAACTGTTTCAGCTTGCAACGAGAGCATGACATTGCAATCAAGTTCTTCCAGCGAGCCATTCAAGTTGATCCAAACTATGCTTATGCCTACACCCTGTTGGGGCATGAATTTGTGTTAACAGAAGAACTAGACAAAGCATTAGCTTGTTTTAGAAATGCAATCAGAGTCAACCCTAGACACTATAATGCATG gTATGGGCTGGGAATGATTTattacaaacaggaaaaattcaGTCTAGCGGAAATGCATTTCCAGAAAGCACTTGATATCAATCCTCAGAGCTCAGTCTTACTGTGTCACATTGGAGTA GTCCAGCATGCactgaaaaaatctgaaaaggcTTTGGATACTTTAAACAAAGCTATTAACATTGACCCCAAGAACCCGCTATGCAAATTCCATAGAGCTTCTGTattatttgcaaatgaaaaatacaag tctGCTTTACAAGAACTTGAAGAACTGAAACAGATTGTTCCCAAAGAGTctcttgtttactttttaatagGAAAG gtttATAAAAAACTGGGTCAGACACATTTGGCCCTAATGAATTTCTCATGGGCCATGGACTTGGATCCCAAAGGAGCCAATAACCAGATTAAAGAGGCCATTGATAAACGTTACCTTCCAGATGATGAGGAGCCAATAACTCAAGAAGAGCAAATCA
- the CDC27 gene encoding cell division cycle protein 27 homolog isoform X5 — protein sequence MTVLQEPVQAAIWQALNHYAYRDAVFLAERLYAEVHSEEALFLLATCYYRSGKAYKAYRLLKGHSCTTPQCKYLLAKCCVDLSKLAEGEQILSGGVLNKQKSHDDIVMEFGDSACFTLSLLGHVYCKTDRLAKGSECYQKSLSLNPFLWSPFESLCEIGEKPDPDQTFKLTSLQNFSSCLPNTCTTLVSNHNISHRQPETVLMETPQDTIELNRINLESSNSKYSSLNTDSSMSYIDSAVISPDAVPLGSGTAILSKQAQNKPKTGRSLLGGPAALSPLTPSFGILPLETPSPGDGSYLQNYTNSSSVIDVPSTGAPSKKTVSRISQAGTKSVFSQSGNSREVTPILVAQTQSSGPQTSTTPQVLSPTIAAPPNALPRRSSRLFTSDSSTTKENSKKLKMKFPPKIPNRKTKSKTNKGGITQPNLNDSLEITKLDSSIISEGKISTVAPQIQAFTLQKAAAGLMSLLRDMGKGYLALCSYNCKEAINILSHLPSHHYNTGWVLCQIGRAYFELAEYMQAERIFSEVRRIENYRVEGMEIYSTTLWHLQKDVALSVLSKDLTDMDKNSPEAWCAAGNCFSLQREHDIAIKFFQRAIQVDPNYAYAYTLLGHEFVLTEELDKALACFRNAIRVNPRHYNAWYGLGMIYYKQEKFSLAEMHFQKALDINPQSSVLLCHIGVVQHALKKSEKALDTLNKAINIDPKNPLCKFHRASVLFANEKYKSALQELEELKQIVPKESLVYFLIGKVYKKLGQTHLALMNFSWAMDLDPKGANNQIKEAIDKRYLPDDEEPITQEEQIIGTDESQESSMTDADDTQLHAVESDEF from the exons ATGACGGTGCTGCAGGAACCCGTCCAG GCTGCTATATGGCAAGCACTTAACCACTATGCTTACCGCGATGCAGTGTTCCTTGCAGAAAGATTATATGCAGAAG tacaTTCAGAAGAAGCACTGTTTTTACTGGCAACGTGTTACTACCGCTCAGGAAAGGCCTATAAAGCATACAGGCTCCTAAAGGGACACAGCTGTACTACCCCGCAATGTAAATACCTGCTTGCAAAATGTTGTGTTGACCTCAGCAA gcttgcAGAAGGAGAGCAGATCTTATCTGGTGGAGTGttgaataaacagaaaagccaTGATGACATTGTTATGGAGTTTGGTGACTCTGCATGCTTTACACTCTCCTTACTGGGACATGTCTACTG CAAGACAGACCGGCTTGCCAAAGGATCAGAATGTTACCAAAAGAGCCTTAgtttaaatcctttcctctGGTCCCCTTTTGAATCGCTATGTGAAATAG GTGAAAAACCAGACCCTGACcaaacatttaaattaacatCTTTACAGAACTTCAGCAGCTGTCTGCCTAACACTTGCACAACATTGGTATCTAATCACAACATATCCCACAGACAGCCTGAGACTGTCCTTATGGAAACGCCCCAAGACACAATT gagttGAACAGAATCAACCTAGAATCCTCCAATTCAAAATATTCCTCCCTGAACACGGATTCTTCTATGTCTTACATTGACTCGGCTGTAATTTCACCAGATGCTGTCCCTCTTGGGTCAGGAACTGCCATATTGTCTAAACAGGctcaaaataaaccaaaaactGGGCGGAGTTTACTGGGGGGACCTGCGGCTTTGAGCCCACTAACTCCGAG CTTTGGAATTTTGCCACTAGAAACCCCAAGCCCTGGAGATGGATCGTATTTGCAAAACTACACAAACTCTTCTTCTGTAATTGATGTGCCATCCACAGGAGCACCTTCAAAGAAG ACTGTCAGCAGGATAAGCCAAGCTGGAACAAAATCTGTCTTCTCACAGAGTGGAAATAGCCGGGAAGTCACTCCAATTCTTGTTGCACAAACACAGAGCTCTGGCCCACAGACAAG tacAACACCTCAGGTATTGAGCCCAACAATTGCTGCTCCACCAAACGCACTGCCTCGAAGAAGCTCTCGCCTATTTACTAGTGATAGCTCTACAACAAAG GAAAatagcaaaaaattaaaaatgaagtttccaCCTAAGattccaaacagaaaaacaaaaagtaaaacaaataagGGAGGAATAACTCAACCAAACTTAAATGACAGTTTGGAAATTACCAAACTGGACTCTTCCATCATTTCAGAAGGGAAAATTTCCACTGTTGCACCACAGATCCAGGCTTTTACGCtacagaaggcagcagcag GTTTGATGAGCCTTCTCCGTGACATGGGGAAAGGTTATTTAGCCTTGTGTTCATACAACTGCAAAGAAGCGATTAATATTTTAAGCCATTTACCATCCCACCACTACAACACTGGCTGGGTGCTGTGCCAAATTGGGAGAGCTTACTTCGAACTTGCAGAATATATGCAG GCTGAGAGAATATTTTCGGAAGTAAGGAGGATTGAAAACTACAGAGTAGAAGGCATGGAGATCTATTCGACTACGCTGTGGCATCTGCAGAAAGATGTTGctctttcagttctttcaaaGGATTTGACGGACATGGATAAAAACTCACCGGAG GCATGGTGTGCTGCAGGAAACTGTTTCAGCTTGCAACGAGAGCATGACATTGCAATCAAGTTCTTCCAGCGAGCCATTCAAGTTGATCCAAACTATGCTTATGCCTACACCCTGTTGGGGCATGAATTTGTGTTAACAGAAGAACTAGACAAAGCATTAGCTTGTTTTAGAAATGCAATCAGAGTCAACCCTAGACACTATAATGCATG gTATGGGCTGGGAATGATTTattacaaacaggaaaaattcaGTCTAGCGGAAATGCATTTCCAGAAAGCACTTGATATCAATCCTCAGAGCTCAGTCTTACTGTGTCACATTGGAGTA GTCCAGCATGCactgaaaaaatctgaaaaggcTTTGGATACTTTAAACAAAGCTATTAACATTGACCCCAAGAACCCGCTATGCAAATTCCATAGAGCTTCTGTattatttgcaaatgaaaaatacaag tctGCTTTACAAGAACTTGAAGAACTGAAACAGATTGTTCCCAAAGAGTctcttgtttactttttaatagGAAAG gtttATAAAAAACTGGGTCAGACACATTTGGCCCTAATGAATTTCTCATGGGCCATGGACTTGGATCCCAAAGGAGCCAATAACCAGATTAAAGAGGCCATTGATAAACGTTACCTTCCAGATGATGAGGAGCCAATAACTCAAGAAGAGCAAATCA